Proteins found in one Paenibacillus borealis genomic segment:
- a CDS encoding methyl-accepting chemotaxis protein, with product MKWKLIFSFSAITLIFLGVALYQGHKINQVELSMERQKSEMEKRITVSTITQLLQELNRAETSLAESSDIELAEPLQEKQQQMLAELAKVEFEQDTPAFTMLGLLGSQAAEYGEFITELLGAMSDETLDPLTVLEQIDVIHTKALALNQSMLETNGKLYTAAADNAEQAQNVSFTLLDDTVSIVAYAAGGVFLFMLVLAWLLIRSFLSPVGKLQAALRQIADGDLRQQINSPYNDELGQLSHHFDHMVGRVQGMLRQTLSAAGSLAEYSHSFQQSSAITAHTNRDIVRTIQEISLGADQQAVQSEQSTLLLEELARGVQDITEYTDVMLVTSETANRNTQQGSDTVTALRQISQHSRESINKVYVALEQLVNQSKDISRITNSITEISKQTNILSLNAAIEAARAGASGKGFAVIADEVRHLSVQTNDSSVHISRIIQELQAGMADFQGYMMETKESLEQQDHQVAETLASFGAIDESIAGISTQIGQIHEKVEQTRTINSRLAESVHSVASVAEQTAAGVQEVNASSTQQDQAISDIARQAEEINEISQRLFREINVFKIADGPEVQAADNTAAKAEAKIAEANVEKAETKEVNKTAEKTLEKITDQTSEKPAPKSEAGTFAEPEKKTGAGIHRPQSGVLLVIEESKSQQSESEEELLVLAK from the coding sequence ATGAAATGGAAGCTTATCTTCAGTTTCTCGGCAATTACGCTTATTTTTCTGGGCGTGGCTCTGTACCAAGGACATAAGATTAACCAGGTAGAGCTATCTATGGAACGGCAGAAGAGCGAAATGGAGAAAAGAATTACAGTCTCAACCATCACCCAGCTGCTGCAGGAGCTGAACCGTGCAGAGACCTCCCTCGCTGAATCCAGCGATATAGAGCTGGCGGAGCCGTTGCAGGAGAAACAGCAGCAGATGTTGGCTGAACTTGCCAAGGTGGAATTTGAGCAGGACACACCAGCATTCACAATGCTTGGACTTCTGGGCTCTCAGGCCGCAGAATATGGGGAATTCATTACGGAACTGCTCGGAGCAATGTCGGATGAAACACTTGATCCGCTAACTGTATTGGAACAGATTGATGTTATACATACGAAGGCACTTGCGCTGAATCAATCCATGCTTGAGACGAACGGGAAGCTATATACGGCAGCCGCCGACAATGCAGAGCAGGCGCAGAATGTTTCATTTACGCTGCTCGACGATACGGTTTCGATTGTGGCTTATGCTGCTGGCGGAGTGTTCCTGTTCATGCTCGTACTCGCCTGGCTGCTGATCCGCTCATTCCTGTCGCCGGTCGGCAAGCTCCAGGCTGCACTCAGGCAAATCGCCGACGGTGATCTGCGGCAGCAGATCAACTCTCCGTACAATGATGAGCTGGGACAGCTCAGTCATCATTTCGATCATATGGTGGGCAGGGTGCAGGGCATGCTGCGGCAGACGTTGTCTGCTGCGGGTTCACTTGCCGAATACTCACATTCTTTTCAGCAGTCATCGGCGATTACCGCGCATACGAACCGGGATATCGTCCGAACGATTCAGGAGATTTCGCTTGGCGCTGACCAGCAGGCCGTTCAGTCTGAGCAGAGCACGCTGCTGCTGGAGGAGCTGGCCCGCGGGGTTCAGGATATTACCGAGTATACGGATGTGATGCTGGTGACCAGTGAAACGGCTAACCGGAATACGCAGCAGGGATCTGATACGGTTACTGCACTGCGCCAGATTTCACAGCATTCCCGGGAGTCGATCAACAAGGTTTACGTGGCGCTGGAGCAATTGGTGAACCAGTCCAAGGATATTTCACGCATCACCAATTCAATCACGGAGATCTCGAAGCAGACGAATATTCTCTCGCTCAATGCCGCGATTGAGGCAGCACGGGCCGGAGCTTCAGGCAAAGGCTTCGCCGTTATTGCCGATGAAGTCAGACACCTGTCTGTGCAGACGAATGATTCGTCCGTGCATATCAGCCGGATTATCCAGGAGCTTCAGGCCGGCATGGCTGATTTCCAGGGATATATGATGGAGACCAAAGAAAGTCTCGAGCAGCAGGATCATCAGGTGGCGGAGACATTGGCATCCTTCGGGGCTATCGATGAATCCATTGCAGGCATCAGCACGCAGATCGGGCAGATTCACGAGAAGGTGGAACAGACCCGTACAATCAACTCGCGGCTTGCCGAATCGGTCCATTCCGTAGCCTCCGTGGCTGAGCAGACAGCGGCGGGGGTGCAGGAAGTGAATGCCTCCAGCACACAGCAGGATCAGGCCATCAGCGACATCGCACGGCAGGCGGAGGAGATTAATGAAATCTCGCAGCGGTTATTCCGGGAGATTAATGTGTTCAAAATTGCGGACGGGCCTGAAGTTCAAGCGGCTGACAATACAGCTGCAAAGGCTGAAGCGAAGATAGCAGAGGCGAACGTTGAGAAGGCGGAAACCAAAGAAGTGAACAAGACGGCAGAGAAGACTTTGGAGAAGATTACGGACCAGACATCAGAGAAGCCGGCCCCAAAGTCAGAAGCCGGAACATTTGCGGAGCCTGAAAAAAAGACCGGAGCCGGAATTCACCGGCCTCAGTCTGGAGTGTTGCTGGTGATCGAGGAATCCAAGAGTCAGCAGAGCGAATCAGAGGAAGAGCTACTGGTCCTAGCTAAGTGA
- a CDS encoding NAD-dependent epimerase/dehydratase family protein: MKNVLVLGGTRFFGKRLVELLLQDGDSRVTILTRGVTEDDFGDRVARLAVDRTDEAALERAVGDIDWDIVYDNICFSPDEAAAAVRIFSRRAKRYILTSSLSVYNPQPAILTEADFDPEHYPLKLGGKADFSYQEGKRLAETVLLQTADFPVAAVRFPIVLGTDDYTRRLHFHIEHVQAGQPIGIPNPQAEISFIRSDEAADFLHWLGTSTLTGPVNACSDGTLTIGGVISIVEAATGKPAVIRSETADKDQSPFGIEESWYMDTAKARSAGFSFLSLSEWFPELVTSLNRSLS, translated from the coding sequence ATGAAGAATGTGCTTGTACTCGGAGGAACGCGGTTTTTTGGTAAAAGACTGGTGGAGCTGCTGCTTCAGGACGGGGACAGCCGGGTAACCATTCTGACCCGCGGTGTAACAGAGGATGATTTCGGTGACCGCGTAGCCCGCCTGGCCGTGGACCGGACTGATGAAGCTGCGCTGGAGCGTGCTGTAGGGGATATTGACTGGGATATCGTCTACGATAATATTTGTTTCTCACCGGATGAGGCAGCGGCGGCGGTGCGGATATTCTCCCGACGGGCGAAGCGGTATATTCTGACCTCAAGCCTGTCTGTCTATAATCCGCAGCCTGCGATACTGACTGAAGCGGATTTCGATCCGGAACACTATCCCCTTAAGCTGGGCGGGAAGGCGGACTTCAGTTACCAGGAAGGTAAACGGCTGGCCGAGACTGTTCTGCTACAGACAGCGGACTTCCCGGTGGCAGCGGTGCGGTTCCCGATAGTGCTGGGCACGGATGACTATACGCGCAGGCTGCATTTTCATATAGAGCATGTACAGGCAGGGCAGCCGATCGGCATCCCCAATCCGCAGGCGGAGATTTCATTCATCCGTTCCGATGAAGCCGCTGATTTCCTGCACTGGCTGGGCACATCCACATTGACGGGTCCCGTGAACGCCTGCTCGGACGGTACACTAACCATCGGCGGGGTTATCTCCATTGTTGAAGCGGCAACAGGTAAACCTGCCGTAATCCGGAGTGAAACTGCCGATAAGGACCAATCTCCCTTTGGCATCGAAGAATCATGGTACATGGATACGGCAAAAGCCCGCTCTGCGGGCTTCAGCTTCCTGTCATTATCCGAATGGTTCCCGGAGCTGGTCACTTCGCTGAATCGTTCACTTAGCTAG
- a CDS encoding RNA polymerase sigma factor: MRILEHHRIPDTMMDIDKKNLQALGTALHRYCLSLTRSSFDAEDLAQETWTKALGYSKFNVSPNPEALLLRIAKNTWIDAARRRGSLIRALERSETLADSALVPAPQGDRSEIEPAFQALIKHLSPLQRAAFVLRDVMGYSASETAAHISTTEGAVKAALHRARLALSRVREELAENEGPALPPNADYRAYLQALAHAYEQGQIPVMLELLRQETAAEVTVAVSTATVHAQYSGSGSFSYLNGSSTYAGLRMAA, encoded by the coding sequence ATGAGGATTCTTGAACATCACCGTATACCGGATACAATGATGGATATAGATAAGAAAAATCTGCAGGCGCTGGGGACTGCGCTGCACCGGTATTGCCTGTCGCTCACCCGTTCCAGCTTCGACGCCGAAGATCTGGCCCAGGAAACCTGGACCAAAGCGCTGGGATACAGTAAGTTCAATGTAAGTCCCAACCCCGAAGCCCTGCTGCTGCGGATTGCTAAGAATACGTGGATTGATGCTGCGAGGCGTAGAGGCTCTCTGATCCGTGCACTTGAACGCTCAGAAACCCTGGCAGATTCAGCCCTTGTCCCGGCTCCACAAGGAGACCGTTCCGAAATCGAACCCGCCTTTCAGGCTTTGATTAAACATCTCTCTCCGCTGCAGCGGGCCGCCTTCGTGCTCCGTGATGTTATGGGATATTCAGCCTCCGAGACAGCCGCACACATAAGCACTACCGAAGGTGCAGTCAAAGCGGCTCTGCACCGGGCCCGCCTGGCCTTATCCAGAGTCCGGGAAGAACTGGCTGAGAATGAGGGGCCTGCTCTTCCGCCGAATGCTGATTACCGGGCTTATCTCCAGGCGCTGGCTCATGCCTATGAGCAGGGTCAAATCCCGGTTATGCTGGAGCTGCTCCGTCAGGAGACAGCCGCAGAAGTAACTGTTGCCGTAAGTACTGCCACAGTGCATGCCCAGTATTCCGGAAGCGGAAGCTTCTCCTATCTGAATGGAAGCAGCACATATGCCGGGCTGCGGATGGCAGCTTAA
- a CDS encoding ATP-dependent Clp protease proteolytic subunit, which produces MNTKTDQRRHNLMSIIPYVIEQTSRGERSYDIYSRLLKDRIVFVGAAIDDGLANSIIAQLLFLAADEPDKDIQMFINSPGGSTTAGFGIYDTMQVIKPQVNTICTGFAASFASLLLLAGATGKRSALPNSEIMIHQPHGGAQGQASDIAISARRILQIRHKIVQITADRTGQPPEKVEKDMDRDYFMSAEEALEYGIIDTIITNL; this is translated from the coding sequence ATAAACACAAAGACAGATCAGAGGAGGCATAACCTGATGAGTATTATACCTTACGTCATTGAACAGACTTCCAGAGGCGAGCGGTCCTACGATATTTATTCCCGGCTGCTGAAGGACCGGATTGTATTCGTGGGTGCGGCGATTGATGACGGGCTGGCCAACAGCATTATCGCCCAGCTGCTGTTCCTGGCGGCGGATGAGCCGGACAAGGACATCCAGATGTTTATTAACAGCCCCGGAGGCTCGACTACCGCCGGCTTTGGCATTTATGATACGATGCAGGTAATCAAACCGCAGGTGAATACGATTTGCACCGGTTTTGCGGCTTCCTTCGCTTCGCTGCTGCTGCTGGCAGGAGCTACCGGCAAAAGATCCGCCCTGCCGAACAGCGAGATCATGATCCATCAGCCGCATGGCGGCGCACAGGGTCAAGCCAGTGATATCGCCATCAGCGCAAGACGTATTCTCCAGATCCGGCACAAGATTGTCCAGATTACGGCGGACCGTACCGGCCAGCCGCCGGAGAAGGTGGAGAAGGACATGGACCGGGATTATTTCATGTCGGCAGAAGAGGCACTGGAATACGGGATTATCGACACGATTATTACCAATCTGTAA
- a CDS encoding MDR family MFS transporter, with protein sequence MSDQKTKPKKAQKEKLDPAILKVALILVFGALAPLFDSTMINVAIRTLTSDLQSSVAVIQWVITGYVLTMGMAIPVSGWAVNRFGGKKVYMFSLAVFLAGSVLCSLAWNPGSLIGFRLLQGVGAGILIPTLQTVLVQTAGGRNIGRMMSIISIPTLLGPILGPVLGGVIINSLGWRFIFYVNIPITLIAMLLAWRGIPADEPSTRKQTLDLTGLLLLSPAFAILIYGIAQVSTYGGLNSSRVIVPLAAGLILMAAFIIYALRTRIEPLLDLRLFKSRIFSASNVTVFLAGMVMNGALLLLPLYYQQVRGESVLYTGMMMIPQGLGMLLTRSWIGSLSDRIGSRIIVILSLLVTIFATLPFAFAGSDTNLILLAAALVVRGAALNGLLIPVMVSAYVGLRKDQIPHASISMKICQTIGGAFGAAILATVSQHQLSGQSASSLQNIAGAYDVAFWWSIGFAVIALIPALILPSHRSSPAAGRG encoded by the coding sequence ATGTCAGACCAAAAAACCAAGCCCAAGAAAGCACAGAAAGAGAAGCTTGATCCCGCCATTCTTAAAGTAGCCCTCATTCTGGTCTTCGGCGCACTCGCGCCGTTATTCGATTCCACGATGATCAACGTAGCCATCAGGACACTTACCTCAGACCTGCAAAGCTCTGTAGCCGTTATCCAGTGGGTTATTACAGGTTACGTCCTGACCATGGGTATGGCAATTCCAGTGTCCGGCTGGGCAGTCAACCGTTTCGGCGGCAAAAAAGTATACATGTTCTCGCTCGCCGTATTCCTGGCCGGTTCGGTCCTCTGCTCGCTGGCCTGGAATCCCGGCAGCCTGATCGGATTCCGCCTCCTGCAGGGTGTTGGCGCAGGAATCTTAATTCCGACGCTGCAAACCGTGCTTGTCCAGACTGCCGGGGGCCGCAACATCGGACGTATGATGTCAATCATCAGCATTCCCACCCTGCTGGGGCCCATTCTCGGTCCCGTGCTGGGCGGGGTCATTATCAACAGCCTGGGCTGGCGCTTTATTTTCTATGTGAATATTCCCATTACCCTTATTGCCATGCTGCTGGCCTGGCGGGGCATTCCGGCGGATGAGCCGTCCACACGCAAACAGACGCTTGACCTTACCGGTCTGCTGCTGCTGTCTCCGGCATTCGCCATCCTTATCTACGGCATCGCCCAGGTCAGCACCTATGGCGGATTGAACAGCAGCAGAGTGATTGTTCCGCTGGCGGCTGGCCTGATCCTTATGGCAGCCTTCATCATCTATGCCCTGCGGACACGCATAGAGCCGCTGCTTGATCTGAGGTTATTCAAATCGCGCATCTTCTCCGCTTCGAATGTCACTGTATTCCTGGCGGGCATGGTTATGAACGGGGCTTTACTTCTCCTGCCATTATACTATCAGCAGGTACGCGGTGAAAGTGTATTGTATACCGGAATGATGATGATTCCGCAAGGACTGGGTATGCTGCTCACCAGAAGCTGGATCGGCAGTCTGTCCGACCGCATCGGATCGCGCATCATCGTCATTCTGAGTCTGCTCGTCACTATATTTGCTACACTTCCGTTTGCCTTCGCCGGTTCGGATACGAATCTGATCCTGCTCGCGGCCGCACTGGTAGTCCGGGGGGCTGCCCTGAACGGGCTCCTGATTCCGGTAATGGTATCCGCCTATGTTGGGCTGCGCAAGGATCAGATCCCCCATGCCAGTATCTCCATGAAGATCTGCCAGACGATCGGCGGCGCCTTCGGGGCAGCAATTCTGGCCACTGTATCCCAGCACCAGCTGTCCGGGCAGTCTGCCTCCAGTCTCCAGAACATTGCCGGAGCGTACGATGTGGCTTTCTGGTGGTCAATTGGCTTTGCCGTGATCGCATTGATTCCTGCACTCATCCTGCCATCGCACCGCAGCAGCCCTGCGGCTGGCAGGGGATAA
- a CDS encoding TetR/AcrR family transcriptional regulator yields the protein MNDIKQEDQPRGGRRRGEVLEQAILQAAWEELGEAGYARLTMEGIAVRAQTNKTALYRRWPNKAKIVAAAIKKHMPKTTLAAPDSGDLRTDMLQLFQSFARPLQGLGAETIHGLLVDYHGDDLIALLPKIMPPKTGGKLNAIMGTILENAEKRGEVRLDRIPERVILLPLDLFRYELLTTHEPVSDETVTGIIDDIFLPLVRLR from the coding sequence ATGAACGATATCAAGCAAGAAGATCAGCCCAGAGGCGGGCGCCGCCGCGGGGAGGTTCTCGAACAAGCCATTTTGCAGGCCGCCTGGGAAGAGCTTGGCGAAGCGGGTTATGCCCGGCTGACGATGGAGGGGATTGCGGTCCGGGCGCAAACCAATAAAACCGCACTCTACCGCCGCTGGCCGAATAAAGCCAAGATTGTTGCGGCCGCGATTAAGAAGCACATGCCTAAGACTACTCTGGCCGCTCCCGATTCTGGCGATCTGCGCACGGATATGCTGCAGCTGTTTCAGAGCTTCGCCCGGCCTTTGCAGGGCTTAGGCGCTGAGACGATCCACGGCCTGCTGGTGGATTATCACGGCGATGATCTGATTGCGCTGCTGCCGAAGATCATGCCTCCCAAAACCGGAGGCAAGCTGAACGCGATCATGGGGACAATTCTGGAGAATGCCGAGAAACGGGGTGAGGTGCGTCTGGACCGCATTCCTGAACGGGTAATTCTGCTTCCCCTCGATTTATTCCGCTATGAGCTGCTTACTACCCATGAACCTGTATCTGATGAGACGGTTACCGGAATCATCGATGATATTTTCCTGCCGCTTGTACGGCTCAGGTGA
- a CDS encoding acyltransferase, which yields MPEQLSASRKALDYMPWIGPSAQERQEQILYQQQLAAVYPCTFGESCYVSPLAVVLPDELQMGDRSYIAGGAVVRSARLVMGSDCSLNSYSVLSGDITMGNGVRVASHASMYGFNHGFASTDIPVFRQPLTVKGIIIGDDVWIGANAVILDGVQIGSHSIVAAGAVVTRDVPAYSIVGGNPARLIRSRLCGDTAEMAAAHEQEEDIGMKMDTQAGGAAVNTGTGTDAADAAVPADRESAGNMKPVTQGVQPFSLLAQQLADFGNQAGEQLIPLLEYYSEVTEEENFFRDRPGFKRTVRAYCDAVEIAAMFGSLPPGWTREELIATLQGFQDAGTGLLPDPWSPPGADNRPELLTDHLSRYHLLAVGYALEVLGSALRHPVAVAEDMDIVVLYQQLNDLPWEDNAWGGGDWIDCFATGLYHNLKTFGSRKRPDDLFGWLATHCRQDSGLWGLPTAEEGWLQPVNGFYRLTRATYAQFGLPLPYPERSIDTVLAHSRDRRFFRAEVLNACNVLDVVHPLWLCLKQTDYRRPEIRTWAENMLSEVLKFWVPQRGFAFQLSQQQDTGLQGTEMWLSIIYLLADLCGVSTSLGYSPKGVHRLDPAFSLPPR from the coding sequence ATGCCTGAACAATTATCCGCCTCACGGAAGGCGCTCGATTACATGCCCTGGATCGGCCCCTCCGCGCAGGAGCGGCAGGAGCAAATCCTATACCAGCAGCAGCTTGCCGCTGTGTATCCCTGTACCTTTGGTGAGTCCTGTTATGTCTCGCCGCTGGCGGTTGTACTGCCGGATGAGCTTCAGATGGGCGACCGGAGCTATATTGCAGGCGGGGCCGTTGTCCGCAGCGCCCGCCTCGTCATGGGCAGTGACTGCTCACTCAACAGTTATAGTGTGCTGTCAGGCGATATTACCATGGGAAATGGGGTAAGAGTTGCTTCACATGCAAGTATGTACGGGTTCAATCACGGATTTGCGTCCACCGATATCCCGGTCTTCCGCCAGCCTCTGACCGTTAAAGGGATTATCATCGGTGACGACGTATGGATTGGAGCCAATGCCGTTATTCTGGACGGTGTGCAGATCGGTTCCCACAGCATTGTCGCTGCCGGTGCCGTGGTTACCAGAGATGTGCCCGCTTACAGTATTGTCGGCGGTAATCCGGCCAGGCTTATCCGCAGCCGGCTGTGCGGGGATACAGCAGAAATGGCAGCGGCACATGAACAAGAGGAGGATATAGGGATGAAGATGGATACGCAAGCTGGAGGAGCGGCAGTGAACACAGGTACGGGTACAGATGCGGCTGATGCAGCTGTACCGGCAGATAGGGAATCAGCCGGAAACATGAAGCCAGTTACTCAGGGTGTGCAGCCATTCAGCCTGCTCGCACAGCAGCTGGCTGATTTCGGCAATCAGGCGGGAGAGCAGCTGATTCCGCTGCTGGAGTACTACTCAGAGGTAACGGAGGAAGAGAATTTCTTCCGCGACCGGCCTGGATTTAAACGGACAGTCAGAGCTTACTGCGATGCAGTGGAGATTGCCGCGATGTTCGGCAGCCTGCCCCCTGGCTGGACGCGGGAGGAGCTTATCGCTACATTGCAAGGATTTCAGGATGCCGGGACAGGACTGCTGCCCGACCCTTGGTCTCCGCCTGGAGCGGATAACCGGCCCGAACTGCTGACCGACCATCTCTCCCGGTATCATCTTCTTGCTGTAGGGTACGCGCTGGAAGTGCTCGGTTCTGCCCTGCGCCATCCGGTTGCTGTTGCCGAAGATATGGATATAGTGGTGTTGTATCAGCAGCTGAATGATCTGCCGTGGGAGGACAATGCCTGGGGCGGCGGCGACTGGATCGACTGCTTCGCCACGGGCCTGTACCACAACCTGAAGACGTTCGGCTCCCGCAAACGGCCGGATGACCTTTTCGGCTGGCTGGCGACCCATTGCCGCCAGGACTCCGGGCTGTGGGGCCTGCCAACAGCGGAGGAAGGCTGGCTTCAGCCGGTGAACGGTTTCTACCGGCTCACCCGCGCAACCTATGCGCAGTTCGGCCTTCCTCTGCCGTATCCGGAGCGCAGCATCGATACCGTGCTGGCTCATAGCAGGGACCGCCGGTTCTTCCGCGCAGAGGTGCTTAACGCCTGCAATGTGCTGGATGTGGTCCATCCGCTCTGGCTCTGCCTGAAGCAGACCGATTACCGCCGCCCGGAAATCCGTACCTGGGCGGAGAATATGCTGAGCGAAGTGCTGAAATTCTGGGTTCCGCAGCGCGGCTTCGCCTTCCAGTTATCCCAGCAGCAGGATACGGGGCTGCAGGGAACCGAAATGTGGCTGAGCATCATCTATCTGCTGGCTGACCTGTGCGGCGTAAGCACATCGCTAGGATATTCTCCAAAGGGAGTGCACCGCCTGGACCCTGCCTTCTCACTGCCCCCGAGATAA
- a CDS encoding helix-turn-helix transcriptional regulator encodes MEKVLQNLAIDIHWIHDKVTFPHWSDIRQNIHVHSFYWIQEGQGIFRTDEDHPVSPGMLFYLRPGLPMEMSCGSGEPLRITMILLSLYTLSPSADNQGRVEPVDVLPLQFMLKPEGEPGKQLGHLFHRIAADWVPGSTGSQLMTQSLLYQLMNELLQAQANVNLGRGQGYELFLRIKDDLEHRYNEPLLMHELAVRYGISSSYLRSLVQRYLHKSPKSYLSEIRYEHAKKLLLYTRLTLKEIAAACGYSDEFHFSKSFKQLNGQPPSAMRTKGSIRSES; translated from the coding sequence GTGGAGAAGGTTCTGCAGAATCTTGCCATAGATATTCACTGGATTCACGATAAGGTCACATTCCCGCACTGGAGTGATATCCGCCAGAATATCCATGTGCATAGTTTCTATTGGATTCAGGAAGGACAAGGGATCTTCCGCACAGATGAAGACCATCCCGTATCGCCGGGAATGCTGTTCTATCTGCGGCCGGGGCTGCCTATGGAGATGAGCTGCGGAAGCGGGGAGCCGCTGCGGATAACGATGATCCTGCTCTCGCTCTATACCTTGTCGCCTTCGGCGGACAATCAGGGCAGGGTAGAGCCGGTGGATGTGCTGCCGCTGCAGTTCATGCTGAAGCCGGAGGGCGAGCCGGGCAAACAGCTTGGACATTTGTTCCATCGAATTGCTGCGGATTGGGTCCCCGGAAGCACCGGGAGCCAGCTGATGACCCAGTCGCTGCTCTATCAGCTTATGAACGAATTGCTTCAGGCTCAGGCGAATGTCAATCTGGGCCGGGGGCAGGGCTATGAGCTGTTTTTACGGATCAAGGATGATCTTGAACACCGCTACAATGAACCCCTGCTTATGCATGAATTAGCGGTGCGCTATGGGATTTCCTCCTCCTATTTACGCAGCCTTGTTCAGCGGTATCTGCACAAGAGCCCCAAAAGCTATTTAAGTGAGATCCGCTATGAGCATGCGAAGAAGCTGCTGCTGTACACGAGACTGACCTTGAAGGAGATTGCAGCCGCCTGCGGCTACAGCGACGAATTTCACTTCAGCAAAAGCTTCAAACAACTGAACGGGCAGCCGCCTTCTGCTATGCGGACCAAAGGCAGTATTAGGAGCGAATCATAA
- a CDS encoding helix-turn-helix domain-containing protein gives MELIQQTTSIDNQDDPDDWDPLSFRLLSVQALKGTGEVHLAQQLLFSYALAVVKGGSVQFIADHCQYELAAGSAVLCLPEQTCGTVQPAGGLEMYILYFDVYVHGKSGDNGSSVPVKDVRLYQGDGRLPFHPSKGMSAKWSELFLLAEQGEQSISFRSQLDFQELLYDLRVTSLQRPRDTNSALEQAKQYIEAHYTEALTVEQVAQSADFSAKYFVDLYKKKYGKSALEYAAELRIQQAKRLMAESGVKLRDIAHKVGYADEFYFSRKFKKMIGIPPAVYMKSRRRKLAAYTPGLLGQLLPLNITPYAAALHPKWTEYYYRNYRTDIPVHISAYRSNQDWQANIEVLKQSNAELILAPAGLADDERTALEQVAPVNYLTTESSDWRGQFHELARLLGEEWQGEQWLAAFDREAGEAKDRLHEGLGKRTVTVIRMLGSQLFLHCNEGMASILYRELGLHPAYECGTEVYNVPVTPAMLAELPADHLLMLIRQEYDTLGEWKKLQTDPVWMKIPAVQRHHVHVLSSDPWREDSAYAQLRMLRQILQLLPANRP, from the coding sequence ATGGAGCTTATACAACAGACAACTTCTATAGATAACCAAGATGATCCGGACGATTGGGACCCGTTGTCTTTCCGGCTTCTGTCTGTACAGGCGTTGAAGGGAACGGGGGAAGTCCATCTTGCACAGCAGCTGCTTTTCTCTTATGCACTAGCCGTAGTGAAGGGCGGTTCAGTCCAGTTCATCGCGGATCACTGCCAGTATGAGCTGGCGGCGGGTTCGGCTGTGCTCTGCTTACCGGAACAGACCTGCGGAACGGTGCAGCCGGCCGGGGGGCTGGAGATGTATATCTTGTATTTCGATGTGTACGTTCATGGGAAATCAGGAGATAACGGGAGTAGTGTGCCGGTGAAGGATGTGCGCTTGTACCAGGGGGACGGCAGGCTGCCGTTTCATCCGTCCAAAGGGATGTCGGCCAAATGGAGTGAGCTGTTTCTGCTTGCCGAACAGGGTGAACAGAGCATCAGCTTCCGGAGTCAGCTTGATTTCCAGGAATTGCTGTACGACCTCCGCGTGACCAGCCTGCAACGGCCCAGAGATACAAATTCGGCGCTGGAGCAGGCCAAGCAATACATCGAGGCCCATTATACCGAGGCGTTGACCGTAGAGCAGGTGGCTCAGTCTGCTGATTTCAGCGCTAAATATTTCGTTGACCTGTATAAGAAGAAATATGGCAAAAGCGCTCTGGAATACGCAGCCGAGCTGCGTATTCAGCAGGCTAAGCGCCTGATGGCGGAGAGCGGTGTTAAGCTGCGGGACATCGCCCATAAGGTCGGTTATGCCGATGAATTCTATTTCAGCCGAAAATTCAAGAAGATGATCGGCATACCGCCCGCAGTCTATATGAAAAGCCGGCGGCGTAAGCTGGCCGCCTATACGCCCGGGCTGCTCGGCCAGCTGCTGCCGCTGAATATCACTCCATATGCAGCGGCGCTGCATCCGAAATGGACCGAATATTATTACCGGAACTACCGCACCGATATTCCTGTACATATCAGCGCCTACCGCAGCAACCAGGATTGGCAGGCCAATATTGAAGTGCTTAAACAGTCTAACGCAGAGCTTATCCTAGCCCCGGCAGGGCTGGCTGACGATGAACGGACAGCGCTTGAGCAGGTTGCTCCGGTTAACTATCTCACCACAGAGAGTTCGGATTGGCGCGGACAATTTCACGAATTGGCCCGGCTGCTGGGTGAAGAGTGGCAGGGTGAGCAATGGCTGGCGGCCTTCGACCGGGAAGCGGGCGAAGCGAAAGACCGCCTGCACGAAGGGCTGGGCAAGAGAACGGTTACTGTTATCCGTATGCTGGGCAGCCAGCTGTTCCTGCACTGCAACGAGGGGATGGCGAGCATACTGTATCGTGAGCTTGGACTGCATCCGGCTTACGAGTGCGGGACTGAGGTTTATAATGTTCCTGTCACTCCGGCTATGCTTGCGGAGCTGCCGGCAGATCATCTACTGATGCTGATCCGTCAAGAGTATGACACGCTGGGGGAGTGGAAGAAGCTGCAGACTGACCCCGTGTGGATGAAGATCCCCGCCGTCCAGCGGCATCATGTGCATGTACTGAGTTCCGATCCGTGGCGCGAGGATTCTGCATATGCACAGCTGCGGATGCTGCGGCAGATCCTTCAGTTACTTCCGGCCAATCGTCCATAG